Proteins found in one Kluyveromyces marxianus DMKU3-1042 DNA, complete genome, chromosome 2 genomic segment:
- the DGK1 gene encoding diacylglycerol kinase, with protein MVDHKSKDSFKESDIKQRGISSTKIQGSISDANLGSSSSDVHLPLKEIHLKSHEWFGDFITKHEIPRKVFHSSIGFITLYLYTQDVDYKKVKFPLIVGFTVVFTLDVIRLNFPGFNKLYCRCVGALMRKREIHAYNGVLWYLLGLTFAFTFFSKDVALISLFLLSWSDTAASTIGRKYGHLTPKVAKHKSLAGSLAAFLVGQLTCYAFYGYFVPHYSWVNKPGEISWSEETSKLNLHQFSLFGGFVAALSEGIDIFNWDDNFTIPVLSAIFMSSVIRFFKK; from the coding sequence ATGGTAGATCATAAGTCCAAAGATTCGTTTAAGGAATCTGATATAAAACAAAGGGGCATTTCATCAACTAAAATTCAAGGAAGCATATCAGATGCCAATCTAGGATCGAGTTCAAGTGATGTTCATTTACCCTTGAAAGAGATTCATCTAAAGTCACATGAATGGTTTGGAGACTTCATTACGAAGCATGAGATTCCTCGTAAAGTGTTCCACTCTTCCATCGGTTTCATTACACTCTACCTATACACTCAAGATGTCGATTACAAGAAAGTAAAATTCCCATTGATTGTTGGTTTCACTGTTGTTTTTACTTTGGACGTTATTAGATTGAACTTTCCAGGATTTAATAAACTGTACTGTCGTTGTGTTGGTGCTTTGATGAGGAAGAGAGAAATTCATGCGTATAATGGTGTTCTTTGGTATTTATTGGGTTTGACTTTTGCATTCACTTTTTTCAGTAAAGATGTCGCATTGATCTCTCTGTTCCTGCTAAGTTGGTCTGATACCGCTGCCTCCACAATTGGTAGGAAATATGGACACTTGACTCCAAAAGTGGCAAAACATAAATCTCTGGCTGGGTCACTAGCTGCTTTCCTTGTGGGTCAATTAACGTGCTACGCTTTTTACGGCTATTTCGTTCCTCATTATAGCTGGGTCAATAAACCGGGTGAGATTTCATGGTCGGAAGAAACAAGCAAATTGAATCTCCATCAATTCTCACTTTTTGGTGGGTTCGTAGCTGCCCTAAGTGAAGGAATAGATATTTTTAATTGGGATGACAACTTCACGATCCCTGTTTTGTCCGCCATCTTTATGTCATCAGTGATCcgtttcttcaagaaatga